GCCTCCACGTGGGCGACGATCGTCAAGTCGTAATCAGCACGGGTGTAGACGACATCGAGCCAACGGGCCGGGAACTCCAACTCGTCGGTCTCGACGGTGATTCCGATCTGGGCCAGTTCGGAGGCAACCACCCGCGAGGCAGCCGTCGCATAAGGCAGGGCCGCAGTACGTAGCCTCAGTGTCAGACCGTTGGGGTACCCGGCCTCAGCCAGGAGCTTGCGCGCCCGTGCCGGGTCATAGGGCCAGGTATGGGACAGGTCGGTGTACCAAGGGTCGGTCGGTGGGACCATCGAGCCGATCAGTGTTCCCTGACCATTCCAGACGACATCGAGCAGACCCTTACGGTCGATCGCCATGAGGATGGCCTGCCGGACTCGACGGTCCGTCAGCGGTTTGGAACTGTTGTTCATGCCCAGGACAACCTCACCGTTGGTGGTCCCCCGCAGTACCCGGTAATCCGGGTTGTTCGTGAAGCGGGAGAGCGCCTGGGGTGTCGTCAAGTCGGAGACGACGTCGAGGTCTCCCGACAGCAGGGCAGCCGTCTGCGAGGTCGGGTCCGAGTAGTACGAGAAGCGGACGGTGGGACGTCCCCCCTCGTGCCACGGGCGAGGCGACGGCGACAAGGTCACCGAGTGCCCCGGGGTGAATTCGGTGACGACATAGGGGCCAGATCCTTGCGGCCGGGTGGCCAGATCCTTGGTGGCAGGATCAATGACGACACCCGACGTGCTGGCCAGGTTGAACAGCAAGAAGTTGTCACGCTGGGACAGGTCGAGAATGACGGTGGCGTCGTCAGGGGTACGGATGGCCTTGATCGCCGAAAGGTTCGCCTGGTTGACCGGGCTGGCAGACTCGGCCCTCATCCGTTCCAAGGATGCCTTCACCGCCGCCGAGTCAACCGGGGCCCCGGATGCGAAGCGCGCTGAGGTATCCAGGTGAAAGGTGATGTGAAGTCCGTCATCGGAGGGCTGCCACGACGTCGCGAGCAGGCCGACGAGTTTACCCGAGTCGTCGACGCGGATAAGAGTTTCATACACGTTGTAGAGGAGGACCTGCGGGATCGCGGCGGCAGCATTCGACACCAGATCCAGTGTCGGAGGAGCAGCCGTGGCCCCAATGGTGAGAACTCCCTCTTGGGTGGATTGGCAGCCGGTGATTCCGGCGGTCGACAGAGCCACTGCCACGGCAAGTCCCGCAGCCTTCAACTGGCCTCGCATCGTCTAAGTCATGCTCCCTTCGAGCTCGGCGCCCTACGGGCAAGCATAGCCAACCTCACCCTCAGGCATTGTGTGAGGCAAGTAACACCGTCTTGTGTCGATGGGTCTTGAACGCGGCCAGACCCGCTTCACAGCATGGAGATACTGCGCCGATCATTCGGACCGGTCCTGCCCTGATTTGTATTGCATCGGTGTGATCTGTATAGTGGAACGAGTCGACGCGGGGTGGAGCAGTTCGGTAGCTCGCCGGGCTCATAACCCGGAGGTCACAGGTTCAAATCCTGTCCCCGCTACCACTTCCCCGTCAGCCTCAGGGCTGGCGGGGATTTCTTCTACCCTTGCGGGCAGCAGTGAAGCGACGTCGACATCAAGAAATTCAGCCGCATGAAACAAGTCGCCTAAAGACCACCCAATCTCGCCACGAAGTTTTCGGCCGGCAGCCGCAGGGGTGATCCCCAATGCCCGCCCGAGTTCCACGCGCGTCAGTCGTCTGCGGAACATTATCAAGTTCACCGTGATGCCCACCGCTTCATCCGCCGTGTAGGTAGAGAGTGCTCCTTGCTCACGAAGTGCCTCATACGTCTTAGCCATGCTGCGAGCGTAGCAACAGTTCCACACAATCGCAACGATACGATCAGTATCGTTCAAGCTTGACGTACCTCTAGCATTGAACGATACTTTTACGCATGATCCTTGACGATCGCGAATGGATGACACCTCCTCAAGTGGCAACAGTCATCCCCAACACGACACCGCAGGCGGTACGTCGATGGGCTGCCGATGGCTATTTAGAGGGGGCCTTTCGCACCCCGTCAGGCCGATGGCAAATCCCATGGTCGGCAGTCGTCGCAATCTT
The genomic region above belongs to Cutibacterium equinum and contains:
- a CDS encoding ABC transporter substrate-binding protein, producing the protein MRGQLKAAGLAVAVALSTAGITGCQSTQEGVLTIGATAAPPTLDLVSNAAAAIPQVLLYNVYETLIRVDDSGKLVGLLATSWQPSDDGLHITFHLDTSARFASGAPVDSAAVKASLERMRAESASPVNQANLSAIKAIRTPDDATVILDLSQRDNFLLFNLASTSGVVIDPATKDLATRPQGSGPYVVTEFTPGHSVTLSPSPRPWHEGGRPTVRFSYYSDPTSQTAALLSGDLDVVSDLTTPQALSRFTNNPDYRVLRGTTNGEVVLGMNNSSKPLTDRRVRQAILMAIDRKGLLDVVWNGQGTLIGSMVPPTDPWYTDLSHTWPYDPARARKLLAEAGYPNGLTLRLRTAALPYATAASRVVASELAQIGITVETDELEFPARWLDVVYTRADYDLTIVAHVEARDIVNWASPDYYWHYRNEEFNRLIESARTGPADRTNATMMQASRILATDAAGGFLFLMPKITISKADISGLQRNTTSMSFDLTKVRRSK